A window of the Tursiops truncatus isolate mTurTru1 chromosome 14, mTurTru1.mat.Y, whole genome shotgun sequence genome harbors these coding sequences:
- the SMYD5 gene encoding protein-lysine N-trimethyltransferase SMYD5 isoform X5 — protein MAASMCDVFSFCVGVAGRARVAVEVRFVSSAKGKGLFATQPIQKGETIFIERPLVAAQFLWNALYRYRGEHISPTPEGCWAQQPLRMEETCDHCLRALEKAEENAQRLTGKPGQVLPHPELCTVRKDLHQNCPHCQVTYCSTECLLAAAEQYHRVLCPGPSQDDPLHPLNKLQEAWRSVHYPPETASIMLMARMVATVKQAKDKDRWIRLFSQFCNKTANEEEEIVHKLLGDKFKGQLELLRRLFTEALYEEALSQWFTPDGFRSLFALVGTNGQGIGTSSLSQWVHACDALELKPQDREQLDAFIDQLYKDIETATGEFLNCEGSGLFVLQSCCNHSCVPNAETSFPENNFLLHVTALEDIKPGEEICISYLDCCQRERSRHSRHKILRG, from the exons ATGGCGGCCTCCATGTGCGATGTGTTCTCCTTCTGCGTGGGCGTGGCGGGCCGAGCCCGGGTAGCCGTGGAAGTCCGCTTCGTGAGCAGCGCCAAG GGAAAGGGGTTGTTTGCCACACAGCCGATCCAGAAGGGGGAGACCATATTCATCGAACGGCCCCTGGTGGCTGCACAGTTTCTCTGGAATGCACTTTATCGCTACCGAGGTGAGCACATCTCACCTACTCCTGAGGGCTGTTGGGCCCAGCAGCCTTTGCGCATGGAAGAGA CCTGTGACCACTGCCTTCGGGCactggagaaggcagaggagaacGCCCAGAGACTGACTGGGAAACCAGGCCAGGTTTTGCCTCACCCTGAGCTGTGCACTGTGCGGAAGGACCTGCACCAGAATTGTCCCCACTGCCAG GTGACGTACTGCAGTACAGAATGTCTGCTAGCCGCAGCTGAGCAATACCATCGGGTCCTgtgcccaggcccctcccaggatgaCCCCCTGCATCCTCTCAATAAGCTGCAGGAGGCATGGAG gaGTGTTCACTACCCCCCTGAGACTGCAAGCATCATGTTGATGGCCCGGATGGTGGCCACAGTGAAACAG GCTAAGGATAAGGATCGTTGGATCAGGCTCTTCTCCCAGTTCTGTAATAAAACCGCCAATGAGGAGGAGGAAATTGTCCACAAACTCCTGGGGGACAAATTCAAG GGCCAGCTGGAGCTTCTGCGGAGACTCTTCACAGAGGCCCTTTATGAGGAAGCACTCAGCCAG TGGTTCACTCCGGATGGATTCCGGTCTCTCTTTGCTCTTGTTGGGACCAATGGCCAAGGAATTGGGACCAG CTCCCTGAGCCAGTGGGTGCATGCCTGTGACGCTCTGGAGCTGAAGCCTCAGGACCGTGAGCAGCTGGACGCCTTCATTGACCAGCTGTACAAGGACATCGAGACAG CAACTGGTGAGTTTCTTAACTGTGAAGGATCTGGCCTCTTTGTGCTGCAGAGCTGCT GCAACCACAGCTGTGTCCCCAATGCAGAGACCTCCTTCCCAGAAAACAACTTCCTTTTGCATGTCACCGCCCTGGAGGATATTAAGCCAGGAGAG GAAATCTGCATCAGCTACTTAGACTGCTGTCAGCGGGAGCGCAGCCGCCATAGCCGCCACAAGATCCTCAG AGGCTGA
- the NOTO gene encoding homeobox protein notochord: protein MPSPGQRGCRPPATSGARVQRPRSSCSPAPASPAPASPALPRRSAGPGPPRATGRLESSFSVEAILARPDRRAPAISSLSVSAGAAGGLWTAPARPPAPALPSAYPATWLPAYLNAGLDQRCPQLPVLRLRTAHFCGLQGLGVTGLELAHCLGLWGPRNWAQAQDLQDTERSQKRVRTMFNLEQLEELEKVFAKQHNLVGKKRAQLAAQLNLTENQVRVWFQNRRVKYQKQQRLRLPAASAMAASPDEPSSSSNTTIQREDAESGVDS, encoded by the exons ATGCCCAGCCCCGGGCAGCGAGGCTGCCGGCCGCCCGCTACCTCGGGCGCCCGGGTCCAGCGCCCGCGCTCCAGCTGCTCTCCCGCGCCCGCGTCTCCCGCGCCCGCGTCCCCCGCGCTGCCGCGCCGCTCGGCAGGCCCAGGCCCACCCCGTGCAACCGGACGCCTCGAGTCCTCCTTCTCTGTCGAGGCCATCCTGGCCAGACCCGACCGCCGTGCGCCCGCCATctcctctctgtctgtctccgCCGGCGCTGCCGGGGGCCTCTGGACCGCGCCCGCCCGGCCTCCCGCTCCGGCTCTGCCCAGCGCGTACCCGGCTACGTGGCTGCCCGCCTACCTGAACGCGGGGCTCGACCAGCGGTGCCCCCAGCTCCCGGTGCTGCGGCTGCGCACCGCCCACTTTTGCGGCCTCCAGGGCCTCGGCGTCACAG GCTTGGAGCTGGCTCACTGCCTAGGCCTCTGGGGTCCCCGCAACTGGGCCCAAGCTCAGGACCTTCAGGACACTGAGAGATCCCAAAAGAGGGTCCGAACCATGTTTAACTTGGAGCagttggaagagttggagaaagTGTTTGCAAAACAGCACAATCTAGTGGGGAAGAAGAGAGCCCAGCTGGCAGCCCAGCTCAACCTTACAGAGAACCAG GTGAGGGTCTGGTTCCAAAACCGCAGGGTTAAGTATCAGAAGCAGCAAAGGCTGAGACTGCCAGCTGCATCTGCCATGGCTGCCTCCCCGGATGAGCCCTCCAGCAGCTCCAACACCACCATCCAGAGAGAAGATGCAGAGTCAGGAGTGGACAGCTGA
- the PRADC1 gene encoding protease-associated domain-containing protein 1 yields the protein MVPGAAGWCCLVLWLPACVAAHGLRIHDYLYFQVLSPGDIRYIFTATPAKDFGGIFHTRYEQIHLVPAEPSEACGELSNGFFIQDQIALVERGGCSFLSKTRVVQEHGGRAVIISDNAVDNDSFYVEMIQDSTQRTADIPALFLLGRDGYMIRRSLEQHGLPWAIISIPVNVTSIPTFELLQPPWTFW from the exons ATGGTCCCCGGCGCCGCGGGCTGGTGTTGTCTCGTGCTCTGGCTCCCCGCGTGCGTCGCGGCCCACG GCTTACGCATCCATGATTATTTGTACTTTCAAGTGCTGAGTCCTGGGGACATTCGATACATCTTTACTGCCACGCCTGCCAAGGACTTTGGTGGTATCTTT CACACAAGGTATGAGCAGATTCACCTTGTCCCTGCTGAACCTTCAGAGGCCTGCGGGGAACTCAGCAACGGTTTCTTCATCCAGGACCAGATCGCTCTGGTGGAGAGGGG GGGCTGCTCCTTCCTCTCCAAGACCCGGGTGGTGCAGGAGCACGGTGGGCGGGCAGTGATCATCTCTGACAACGCAGTTGACAATGACAGCTTCTACGTGGAGATGATCCAAGACAGTACCCAGCGCACAGCTGACATCCCCGCCCTCTTCCTGCTTGGCCGAGATGG CTACATGATCCGCCGCTCCCTGGAACAGCATGGGCTGCCATGGGCCATCATTTCCATCCCAGTCAATGTCACCAGCATCCCCACCTTTGAGCTGCTGCAACCGCCCTGGACCTTCTGGTAG
- the SMYD5 gene encoding protein-lysine N-trimethyltransferase SMYD5 isoform X1, which yields MAASMCDVFSFCVGVAGRARVAVEVRFVSSAKGKGLFATQPIQKGETIFIERPLVAAQFLWNALYRYRGEHISPTPEGCWAQQPLRMEETCDHCLRALEKAEENAQRLTGKPGQVLPHPELCTVRKDLHQNCPHCQVTYCSTECLLAAAEQYHRVLCPGPSQDDPLHPLNKLQEAWRSVHYPPETASIMLMARMVATVKQAKDKDRWIRLFSQFCNKTANEEEEIVHKLLGDKFKGQLELLRRLFTEALYEEALSQWFTPDGFRSLFALVGTNGQGIGTSSLSQWVHACDALELKPQDREQLDAFIDQLYKDIETATGEFLNCEGSGLFVLQSCCNHSCVPNAETSFPENNFLLHVTALEDIKPGEEICISYLDCCQRERSRHSRHKILRENYLFVCSCPKCLAEADEPNMTSEEEDDEEDEEGEPEDAELGDEMTDV from the exons ATGGCGGCCTCCATGTGCGATGTGTTCTCCTTCTGCGTGGGCGTGGCGGGCCGAGCCCGGGTAGCCGTGGAAGTCCGCTTCGTGAGCAGCGCCAAG GGAAAGGGGTTGTTTGCCACACAGCCGATCCAGAAGGGGGAGACCATATTCATCGAACGGCCCCTGGTGGCTGCACAGTTTCTCTGGAATGCACTTTATCGCTACCGAGGTGAGCACATCTCACCTACTCCTGAGGGCTGTTGGGCCCAGCAGCCTTTGCGCATGGAAGAGA CCTGTGACCACTGCCTTCGGGCactggagaaggcagaggagaacGCCCAGAGACTGACTGGGAAACCAGGCCAGGTTTTGCCTCACCCTGAGCTGTGCACTGTGCGGAAGGACCTGCACCAGAATTGTCCCCACTGCCAG GTGACGTACTGCAGTACAGAATGTCTGCTAGCCGCAGCTGAGCAATACCATCGGGTCCTgtgcccaggcccctcccaggatgaCCCCCTGCATCCTCTCAATAAGCTGCAGGAGGCATGGAG gaGTGTTCACTACCCCCCTGAGACTGCAAGCATCATGTTGATGGCCCGGATGGTGGCCACAGTGAAACAG GCTAAGGATAAGGATCGTTGGATCAGGCTCTTCTCCCAGTTCTGTAATAAAACCGCCAATGAGGAGGAGGAAATTGTCCACAAACTCCTGGGGGACAAATTCAAG GGCCAGCTGGAGCTTCTGCGGAGACTCTTCACAGAGGCCCTTTATGAGGAAGCACTCAGCCAG TGGTTCACTCCGGATGGATTCCGGTCTCTCTTTGCTCTTGTTGGGACCAATGGCCAAGGAATTGGGACCAG CTCCCTGAGCCAGTGGGTGCATGCCTGTGACGCTCTGGAGCTGAAGCCTCAGGACCGTGAGCAGCTGGACGCCTTCATTGACCAGCTGTACAAGGACATCGAGACAG CAACTGGTGAGTTTCTTAACTGTGAAGGATCTGGCCTCTTTGTGCTGCAGAGCTGCT GCAACCACAGCTGTGTCCCCAATGCAGAGACCTCCTTCCCAGAAAACAACTTCCTTTTGCATGTCACCGCCCTGGAGGATATTAAGCCAGGAGAG GAAATCTGCATCAGCTACTTAGACTGCTGTCAGCGGGAGCGCAGCCGCCATAGCCGCCACAAGATCCTCAG GGAGAACTATCTGTTTGTCTGTTCCTGCCCCAAATGTCTGGCAGAGGCTGATGAACCCAACATGACCTCTGAGGAGGAGGACGATGAAGAGGATGAGGAAGGAGAGCCggaagatgctgagctggggGATGAGATGACTGATGTGTGA
- the SMYD5 gene encoding protein-lysine N-trimethyltransferase SMYD5 isoform X3: protein MAASMCDVFSFCVGVAGRARVAVEVRFVSSAKGKGLFATQPIQKGETIFIERPLVAAQFLWNALYRYRACDHCLRALEKAEENAQRLTGKPGQVLPHPELCTVRKDLHQNCPHCQVTYCSTECLLAAAEQYHRVLCPGPSQDDPLHPLNKLQEAWRSVHYPPETASIMLMARMVATVKQAKDKDRWIRLFSQFCNKTANEEEEIVHKLLGDKFKGQLELLRRLFTEALYEEALSQWFTPDGFRSLFALVGTNGQGIGTSSLSQWVHACDALELKPQDREQLDAFIDQLYKDIETATGEFLNCEGSGLFVLQSCCNHSCVPNAETSFPENNFLLHVTALEDIKPGEEICISYLDCCQRERSRHSRHKILRENYLFVCSCPKCLAEADEPNMTSEEEDDEEDEEGEPEDAELGDEMTDV from the exons ATGGCGGCCTCCATGTGCGATGTGTTCTCCTTCTGCGTGGGCGTGGCGGGCCGAGCCCGGGTAGCCGTGGAAGTCCGCTTCGTGAGCAGCGCCAAG GGAAAGGGGTTGTTTGCCACACAGCCGATCCAGAAGGGGGAGACCATATTCATCGAACGGCCCCTGGTGGCTGCACAGTTTCTCTGGAATGCACTTTATCGCTACCGAG CCTGTGACCACTGCCTTCGGGCactggagaaggcagaggagaacGCCCAGAGACTGACTGGGAAACCAGGCCAGGTTTTGCCTCACCCTGAGCTGTGCACTGTGCGGAAGGACCTGCACCAGAATTGTCCCCACTGCCAG GTGACGTACTGCAGTACAGAATGTCTGCTAGCCGCAGCTGAGCAATACCATCGGGTCCTgtgcccaggcccctcccaggatgaCCCCCTGCATCCTCTCAATAAGCTGCAGGAGGCATGGAG gaGTGTTCACTACCCCCCTGAGACTGCAAGCATCATGTTGATGGCCCGGATGGTGGCCACAGTGAAACAG GCTAAGGATAAGGATCGTTGGATCAGGCTCTTCTCCCAGTTCTGTAATAAAACCGCCAATGAGGAGGAGGAAATTGTCCACAAACTCCTGGGGGACAAATTCAAG GGCCAGCTGGAGCTTCTGCGGAGACTCTTCACAGAGGCCCTTTATGAGGAAGCACTCAGCCAG TGGTTCACTCCGGATGGATTCCGGTCTCTCTTTGCTCTTGTTGGGACCAATGGCCAAGGAATTGGGACCAG CTCCCTGAGCCAGTGGGTGCATGCCTGTGACGCTCTGGAGCTGAAGCCTCAGGACCGTGAGCAGCTGGACGCCTTCATTGACCAGCTGTACAAGGACATCGAGACAG CAACTGGTGAGTTTCTTAACTGTGAAGGATCTGGCCTCTTTGTGCTGCAGAGCTGCT GCAACCACAGCTGTGTCCCCAATGCAGAGACCTCCTTCCCAGAAAACAACTTCCTTTTGCATGTCACCGCCCTGGAGGATATTAAGCCAGGAGAG GAAATCTGCATCAGCTACTTAGACTGCTGTCAGCGGGAGCGCAGCCGCCATAGCCGCCACAAGATCCTCAG GGAGAACTATCTGTTTGTCTGTTCCTGCCCCAAATGTCTGGCAGAGGCTGATGAACCCAACATGACCTCTGAGGAGGAGGACGATGAAGAGGATGAGGAAGGAGAGCCggaagatgctgagctggggGATGAGATGACTGATGTGTGA
- the SMYD5 gene encoding protein-lysine N-trimethyltransferase SMYD5 isoform X4, whose amino-acid sequence MAASMCDVFSFCVGVAGRARVAVEVRFVSSAKGKGLFATQPIQKGETIFIERPLVAAQFLWNALYRYRGEHISPTPEGCWAQQPLRMEETCDHCLRALEKAEENAQRLTGKPGQVLPHPELCTVRKDLHQNCPHCQVTYCSTECLLAAAEQYHRVLCPGPSQDDPLHPLNKLQEAWRSVHYPPETASIMLMARMVATVKQGQLELLRRLFTEALYEEALSQWFTPDGFRSLFALVGTNGQGIGTSSLSQWVHACDALELKPQDREQLDAFIDQLYKDIETATGEFLNCEGSGLFVLQSCCNHSCVPNAETSFPENNFLLHVTALEDIKPGEEICISYLDCCQRERSRHSRHKILRENYLFVCSCPKCLAEADEPNMTSEEEDDEEDEEGEPEDAELGDEMTDV is encoded by the exons ATGGCGGCCTCCATGTGCGATGTGTTCTCCTTCTGCGTGGGCGTGGCGGGCCGAGCCCGGGTAGCCGTGGAAGTCCGCTTCGTGAGCAGCGCCAAG GGAAAGGGGTTGTTTGCCACACAGCCGATCCAGAAGGGGGAGACCATATTCATCGAACGGCCCCTGGTGGCTGCACAGTTTCTCTGGAATGCACTTTATCGCTACCGAGGTGAGCACATCTCACCTACTCCTGAGGGCTGTTGGGCCCAGCAGCCTTTGCGCATGGAAGAGA CCTGTGACCACTGCCTTCGGGCactggagaaggcagaggagaacGCCCAGAGACTGACTGGGAAACCAGGCCAGGTTTTGCCTCACCCTGAGCTGTGCACTGTGCGGAAGGACCTGCACCAGAATTGTCCCCACTGCCAG GTGACGTACTGCAGTACAGAATGTCTGCTAGCCGCAGCTGAGCAATACCATCGGGTCCTgtgcccaggcccctcccaggatgaCCCCCTGCATCCTCTCAATAAGCTGCAGGAGGCATGGAG gaGTGTTCACTACCCCCCTGAGACTGCAAGCATCATGTTGATGGCCCGGATGGTGGCCACAGTGAAACAG GGCCAGCTGGAGCTTCTGCGGAGACTCTTCACAGAGGCCCTTTATGAGGAAGCACTCAGCCAG TGGTTCACTCCGGATGGATTCCGGTCTCTCTTTGCTCTTGTTGGGACCAATGGCCAAGGAATTGGGACCAG CTCCCTGAGCCAGTGGGTGCATGCCTGTGACGCTCTGGAGCTGAAGCCTCAGGACCGTGAGCAGCTGGACGCCTTCATTGACCAGCTGTACAAGGACATCGAGACAG CAACTGGTGAGTTTCTTAACTGTGAAGGATCTGGCCTCTTTGTGCTGCAGAGCTGCT GCAACCACAGCTGTGTCCCCAATGCAGAGACCTCCTTCCCAGAAAACAACTTCCTTTTGCATGTCACCGCCCTGGAGGATATTAAGCCAGGAGAG GAAATCTGCATCAGCTACTTAGACTGCTGTCAGCGGGAGCGCAGCCGCCATAGCCGCCACAAGATCCTCAG GGAGAACTATCTGTTTGTCTGTTCCTGCCCCAAATGTCTGGCAGAGGCTGATGAACCCAACATGACCTCTGAGGAGGAGGACGATGAAGAGGATGAGGAAGGAGAGCCggaagatgctgagctggggGATGAGATGACTGATGTGTGA
- the SMYD5 gene encoding protein-lysine N-trimethyltransferase SMYD5 isoform X2, whose amino-acid sequence MAASMCDVFSFCVGVAGRARVAVEVRFVSSAKGKGLFATQPIQKGETIFIERPLVAAQFLWNALYRYRGEHISPTPEGCWAQQPLRMEETCDHCLRALEKAEENAQRLTGKPGQVLPHPELCTVRKDLHQNCPHCQVTYCSTECLLAAAEQYHRVLCPGPSQDDPLHPLNKLQEAWRSVHYPPETASIMLMARMVATVKQAKDKDRWIRLFSQFCNKTANEEEEIVHKLLGDKFKGQLELLRRLFTEALYEEALSQWFTPDGFRSLFALVGTNGQGIGTSSLSQWVHACDALELKPQDREQLDAFIDQLYKDIETGNHSCVPNAETSFPENNFLLHVTALEDIKPGEEICISYLDCCQRERSRHSRHKILRENYLFVCSCPKCLAEADEPNMTSEEEDDEEDEEGEPEDAELGDEMTDV is encoded by the exons ATGGCGGCCTCCATGTGCGATGTGTTCTCCTTCTGCGTGGGCGTGGCGGGCCGAGCCCGGGTAGCCGTGGAAGTCCGCTTCGTGAGCAGCGCCAAG GGAAAGGGGTTGTTTGCCACACAGCCGATCCAGAAGGGGGAGACCATATTCATCGAACGGCCCCTGGTGGCTGCACAGTTTCTCTGGAATGCACTTTATCGCTACCGAGGTGAGCACATCTCACCTACTCCTGAGGGCTGTTGGGCCCAGCAGCCTTTGCGCATGGAAGAGA CCTGTGACCACTGCCTTCGGGCactggagaaggcagaggagaacGCCCAGAGACTGACTGGGAAACCAGGCCAGGTTTTGCCTCACCCTGAGCTGTGCACTGTGCGGAAGGACCTGCACCAGAATTGTCCCCACTGCCAG GTGACGTACTGCAGTACAGAATGTCTGCTAGCCGCAGCTGAGCAATACCATCGGGTCCTgtgcccaggcccctcccaggatgaCCCCCTGCATCCTCTCAATAAGCTGCAGGAGGCATGGAG gaGTGTTCACTACCCCCCTGAGACTGCAAGCATCATGTTGATGGCCCGGATGGTGGCCACAGTGAAACAG GCTAAGGATAAGGATCGTTGGATCAGGCTCTTCTCCCAGTTCTGTAATAAAACCGCCAATGAGGAGGAGGAAATTGTCCACAAACTCCTGGGGGACAAATTCAAG GGCCAGCTGGAGCTTCTGCGGAGACTCTTCACAGAGGCCCTTTATGAGGAAGCACTCAGCCAG TGGTTCACTCCGGATGGATTCCGGTCTCTCTTTGCTCTTGTTGGGACCAATGGCCAAGGAATTGGGACCAG CTCCCTGAGCCAGTGGGTGCATGCCTGTGACGCTCTGGAGCTGAAGCCTCAGGACCGTGAGCAGCTGGACGCCTTCATTGACCAGCTGTACAAGGACATCGAGACAG GCAACCACAGCTGTGTCCCCAATGCAGAGACCTCCTTCCCAGAAAACAACTTCCTTTTGCATGTCACCGCCCTGGAGGATATTAAGCCAGGAGAG GAAATCTGCATCAGCTACTTAGACTGCTGTCAGCGGGAGCGCAGCCGCCATAGCCGCCACAAGATCCTCAG GGAGAACTATCTGTTTGTCTGTTCCTGCCCCAAATGTCTGGCAGAGGCTGATGAACCCAACATGACCTCTGAGGAGGAGGACGATGAAGAGGATGAGGAAGGAGAGCCggaagatgctgagctggggGATGAGATGACTGATGTGTGA